From the Anaeromyxobacter dehalogenans 2CP-1 genome, the window GGCGCGGCGGCGGCGTCGGGGGCCGCGTCGGCGCCGCCCTCGGGCGCGGGACCGGCGGCGCGCGCCTCCGGATCGAGGGCCGCCTCCAGCTCGGCGTCGAGCGCCTGCACCTCGTCGTCCGGCAGCACCGCGTCGTCGGCGCTCTCCGGCTCGGGCTCGGCGGCCGCCAGGATCCCGCCGGCGAGCTTGCGGAGCGCCTCGGTGTCGAGCGGCATCGCCAGGTAGCCGTTCGCGGCCCACGGCGTGCGCGCGTGCTCGGCCAGCGCCTCGGGCGCCGTCTCCGACGCGTACAGGATCACCGGCAGGCGCGCGGTGGCGCGGTCGTGCCGGAGCTGCGCGCAGAGCGAGAAGCCCGACAGGTCGGGGAGCTCGGCGCGCACCACGCACAGGTCGGGCCGGTGCGACGCGACCTCCAGCTCCGCCTCGGCGGCGCTGGCCGCGAGGCGGGTGATGCACCCGTCCTCGTGGAAGAGCGACGCCAGGGACAGCGCGAACGCGTGGTCGGGCTCGACGATGAGGACGCGCTTCGTGGGTTCCATGGTGGACCGCGGGAGGGCTCCCGCTCCGGGCGGCCGAGTGTAACCTGCCCCCGCGTCAATCTAGGCATCGGTCTTCCCGCGGAATCCGCGCACATCGGAGCCACGCCGGCCGGGTCGGCCGCGGCGGGGAGCGGGATTGCCGCCGCCCTGGGGTGGACCGAACGTGTCGGCGCCGGCGCTGCTGCGCCCGCTCCCGCCGATGCCCCTCCTCCCGCTGCTCCTCGCCGCCGCCGCCGCCGCGGGCCCCGCCGCGCCCGCCCCGGACGCGCCCCCGGAGAACCTCCTGCGCGGGCCGGCCCGCTGCGTGCTCCGATATCTCGATGCGGTGCGCCTGGCCGGGCCCCGCGCCCCGGCCGTCCGCGGGCGCGCCGGCGCGCCGCCCCCGGGCAGCTACGCCCGGGCGCGCGCGCTCACCGCCCCGCGCGCCCTCGACGACGCCGACCGCGCCACCGCGGCGGGAGGGTCTCACCCGCTCGCACCGTGGGCCGACGCCGCGCGCGGCACGGTGCTCGAGTCCTTCCAGCTCCTGGCGGTGCGGCGGGCCCCGCGCGGCACGGCGGTGGTGACGGTCCGGGAGCGCTGGTGGCGCGGCGCGAGCGCCCGCTCGCTCGCGAGCTCGGTGAGCGAGTACCTGGTCGCCCGCGTGGCGGGCGAGTGGCGGATCGCCGCCCGCAGCGCGGGGGGCACCCTCGACGACGAGGTCATCGACGTCCGCTACGGCGGCTGGTTCGATCCCCCGCCGTCCCCGGGCAGCTTCGACCCCCGCCCCGCACGCGCCACCTCGGTCCAGGGCCGGGCCGGGCCGCAGCGCTGATGGCGCCTCGTTCGCGTGGAGTCCTTTCGCGGCACCGCCCTTCCGCGGGGTACACTGCGCCCGCCATGGCCCCCTCGCGCACTCTCGTCGTCGGCGACGTGCACGGCTGCCTGGGGGAGCTCGAGGACCTGCTCGCGGCCGCGCGGTACGAGCCGATGCGCGATCGGCTGGTGTTCCTCGGCGACCTGGTGGACCGCGGCCCGGACCCGGTGGGCGTGGTCCGGCGCGTCCGCGCGCTCGGCGCCGACTGCCTGCTCGGCAACCACGAGGAGAAGCACCTCCGCTACGCGGCGCACGAGGCACGGCGCCGCGAGGACCCGCGCCACCGGAACCCCGTCCGGCTCGACCCCCGGCGCACCGAGGAGCACCTGCGGCTCTCGCCCGACGACCTGGCCTGGATGGCCGCGCTGCCGCGCGCGCTCCGGCTCGACGGCGGATGGGTCGCGGTCCACGGCGGGCTGCTGCCGGGCCGCCCGCTTTCGCGCCAGCCGCCGGACTGGCTCATCCGGCTGCGCTTCCTCGACGCCACCGGCAAGCCGGTGTCGCGGGAGCACGGCGGCGAGCCGGGCGTGGTGCGCTGGGCGGAGCGGTGGACCGGGCCGAGCTCGGTGGTCTACGGGCACCACGCGCGCGACGAGGTGGTGGTGGACGAGCCGGCCCCCGGCGTCCGGTGCGTCGGCATCGACACCGGGTGCGTGTACGGCGGGAGGCTCACCGCGCTCGCGCTGCCGGGCGGCGAGCGCATCCAGGTGCCCTCGCGCCAGCGGAAGGCGACGCCCGAGCAGGATGATTGAGGCTAGCCCAGCTGCGCCGCGGCGGCGAGCTCGCCCTTGCGCTCGCGCGCGACCGCCACGTCGGCCTCGTACTTGAGCGCGAGGTTGAGCGTCTGGTCGAGCAGCGCGGCGTCGAGCCGCTCCGCGTTCAGGATCGCGAGCGCCCGCACCCAGTCCAGCGTCTCCGAGATCGACGGCGCCTTCTTCAGGTCCAGCGTGCGGAGCTTCTGGACGGTCGCCACCACGGAGCGCGCCAGCGCCTCGGAGGCCTCCGGCGCGCGGGCGCGCACGATGGCCAGCTCGCGCTCGCGCGTCGGGAAGTCGATGAACAGGTGGAGGCAGCGCCGCTTCAGCGCGTCGGAGAGATCGCGGGCCGCGTTGGAGGTGAGCACCACCCGCGGGACCTGGCGCGCGCGGACGGTCCCGAGCTCCGGCACGGTCACCGCCCAGTCCGACAGCACCTCCAGCAGGAAGGCCTCGAACTCCGGATCGGCCTTGTCGATCTCGTCCACCAGGAGCAGCGCCGGGCGGTCGCTCGTGAGCGCGCGCAGCACCGGGCGCGGCACGAGGAACCGCTCGCTGAAGAACACGTTCCCCTCTCCGGCGATCCGGTCGGCCGCCTCGGCGAGGCTGCCGGCGCCGTCCACCGCGGCGCCGATCCGGTCCTTGAGGAGCTGCGTGTACAGGAGCTGCTTCGCGTACTCCCACTCGTACAGCGCCTTGGACTCGTCCAGCCCCTCGTAGCACTGCAGCCGGATCACGATGCGGCCGGCCGCCCGCGCGAACGCGTGCGCCAGCTCGGTCTTGCCCACGCCGGCGGGGCCCTCGACCAGGACGGGCTTCTCGAGCCGGTCGGCCAGGTAGACCGCCGTCGCGATCTCGCGCGAGGGCAGGTACCCCGCCTCGGCCAGCTTCGCGGACACCTCGTCGACCGATCCGAACATCGCCCCTCCGCCGCCGCGCCCGGGCGGCCCGCCAAGCCTAACCCCGCGGCGGGGGCGGGGCGAGCCGAACGCCTTCCTGCCTTCGGCGCCGGACCCTCCTGTCGCCTGCGACGCACCGAATTACAGCCCCGTCCCGGCCCGGGCGTGCGCAATCGCCGGATTTCACGGACGCGGCCGCCCGGCGAGCCGCGGCACGCGGATTGTAGCTGGGAAGCGCGAGTCCCGCCGGAGGCCGGCCATGGACCCCGCCATCACGCAGCTCCCGCCAAACGCTCGAAGCGCGGGGCCCGCCTCCCGTCGCACGTCCTGATCGAAGCGAGGCCGGCCGCTCGATCCTCTCCACCGCCGCAGCCGTCCTGCGGGACGCGCGGCGGACATTGCTGGGGTGGTGCCCGGCGCGGGTGCGCCGGCGGGGCCGCGCGCGAGCGCGGCCCGCTTCATGTCCCCGACCCTGCGGCGATGCGGACCGGCCGGCTCATAGCGCCGCCCATTCGCGTGGAGCCCTGCTGCGGCGCACGCTGGCTGCCTGCGCCGGGCAGACTCGTCCCTGCGCTGCTCGACGTGCCGACGGGCACGCCTGCGCTGCTCGGTCCTCGTGTGCCCGGCTCGGCGATGCCATCGTGTGCCTCGCGACGGGCCCCACGCGAACGGGAGGCGCTGTCAGACCTCGATCCGCACCTTCAGGTCGCCCCCCTGGATCTCCAGCACCTCGGCGAACGCGTTCGCCTTGCCTCGGGTGAAGCGCAGGCTCACCCGGGCGGGTCCGACGCGGAGCCCGTGCAGCACCAGCTCGTCCAGCCAGGGCGGCAGCCAGGGCTGCACCACGCGCAGCGTCCGGCGCGGCGCGTCCGCCTGCAGGCCGAGCACGGCCCGCACGAGCAGGAACCACGCCGCCGAGGACCACGCCTGCGGCGAGCAGGCCACCGGGTAGCTCACCGGGAACTGCCCCGCCGAGCGCGACAGGCCGCAGAACAGCTCGGGCATGCGGAGCTGGCGGAAGTGCTGCGCCGCGTCCCAGAGCCCGGTCAGCACCTGCCCCGCCTGCCGCGTCATGCCGTAGGCGGCCATGCCCATGGCGCAGAGCGCGTTGTCATGGGGCCACACGGTGCCGTCGTGGTAGCTGAGCGGGTTGTAGGCGCGCTGGCCGGCCGCGAGCGTCCGGATGCCCCACCCGCTCCACGACTCGCGCCCGAGCAGCGACGCCGCCACCTGGTGCGCGCGCGCGTCGGAGATGGCGCCCGAGAACAGCAGGTGCCCCGGGTTGGAGGTCACCGCGTCCACCTGGCGCTCGTCGCGGTCGAGCGCGATCGCGTAGGTGCCCTTGCGCTCCATCCAGAAGCGCTCCTCCAGCCGCTCCGCGTGCAGCCGCGCCGCCGTCACCAGCGCCTGCGCCTCGGAGCGCCGCCCCCGGCGCCGGAGCAGCGCCGCCATGCGCCGGCGCGCGTCGATGCAGTAGCCCTGCACCTCCACCAGCGCGATGGGGGGCTCGGCCGGCGTGCCGTCCGCGAACGGCACGCCGTCGTGGCTGTCCTTCCAGCCCTGGTTGCGCAGCCCCTGCTGCGTGCGCCGCTGGTACTCCACCAGCCCGTCGTCGTCGGGGTCCGCCCAGCGATCCATCCACGCGAGCGCGCGCTCCGCCGCGGGGAGCAGCGCCTCCACCGTCTCGTGGTCGTCGGTCCACAGGTCGTACTCGGAGAGCAGCACCAGGAACAGCGGCGTCGCGTCCACCGAGCCGTAGTACGGCGTGTGCGGCACCTCGCCGGCCGCGGCCATCTCGCCGAAGCGGATCTCGTGCGGGATCTTGCCGGGCTCCTCGTCGCGGCTCGGGTCGTCGCGCTCGCCCTGCAGCCGCGCCAGGAACCGGAGCGCGTCGCGCGCCACCTCGGGCTGCGCGGCGAGCGCCTCGTACCCCGCGATGAGCGCGTCGCGGCCGAACGGGCAGGTGTACCAGGGGATGCCCGCGGAGATGACCGGCGCGCCGAAGTGGTAGACCGTGAGCGCCTTCAGGTCCGCGACCGCCTGCTCGAGCGCCGAGGTGAAGAGGTCGTTCGAGGCGACGAACCGGGTGGCCTGCGCGGCGTACGCCGAGTACGCCTCGCGCGTGCACGACGCCCGGGCGCCGAACGACCGCGGCGCCGGCGGCGGCACCGGCCGCTCCTCGTCGAGCCCGCGGGCCCGCCCCGGCGCCCCGCGCTCGATGCCGGCCGCCACCGCGAAGTGGACCTCGACGTGCTCGGCCGGCTCGAGGTGCAGCCTCACGCGGGCGCCCCGGGCGTCCAGGGAGGCGAGCGCCGCCGGCGCCCCGTCCGCCCCCACGCCGCGGATCCGCACCTCGGTGGCGTAGCGCCGGCCGTCGCGGCCGTCGTAGCGCAGCACCACCTGGTCCCGCTCCACCCGCGGCGCGTGGTAGGTGCCGCGCTCGCGGCGGCGGGCGCCCCGGATCTCGAACACGTCCGCGAAGTCGGCCGCCCACTCCAGCGCGATCCACGCGTCCACCGCCTTGCCCTGGAAGTTGGTGAGCACCAGGCGGTCCACCAGCACGTCGTCGATGAGCATGTCCCGGCGCAGGTGGACGTAGTTGAGCGGCTCGCGGCCGAGCAGGTCGCCCTCGTGCAGGCTGGTGACGGTGAAGTCCACCTGGGCCACGTAGTCCGACGAGACCTGCGACGACAGGCAGAGCAGCGGCCCGCCGGACACCGACATGCGCCAGGCGGACAGGTGCCGGGTGTCGGTGAGGAACAGGCCGAGGTCCCGCGCGCCGGCGGGCATCACGTCCCCGAGCCGGTTGGCGACCAGGAACAGGTTGCCGCGCTTCAGCACGAGCTTGTCGACGCCGGTCGCCTCCGGGCGGTCGGACGGGTCGGCGTAGCCGAGCAGCTCCTCCGGGCGTGCCATCACGGTGCGACCGTCGTCCACTCTCCCCCCTCGCCCACGGCGGGCACCGCCGGCTCCGCGCGCGCCGCGGCGGCCCGGTACGCCGCGACGTAGTCCGCCGCCATCCGGTCCGCCGAGAACCGCTCGCGCGCCCGCCGCTGGATCTCCCGCCGATCGAGCCGCGCCGCGCGCCCGAGCGCCGCCGCCATCTCCGCCGCGCTGCGCACCAGGAACCCGTCGGCCCCGTCCACCACGATCTCCGGCGCGGCACCGAGCGGGAACGCCACCACCGGGCAGCCCGCCAGCAGCGCCTCGATCATCACCAGCCCGAACGGCTCCTCCCATCGCAGCGGCACGAGCAGCGCGCGGGCCCGGGCCAGCAGGCGCCGCTTGTCGGCGAGGCCGGCGCGCCGCGTCCAGGAGACGTGCGGCGCCGCCAGCGACGGCGAGAGCACCTCCTCGTCCCAGGCCTCCGGGTGATCGTCCTCCCCGTGCACGTCGCCGGCCACGTCGATGCGCAGGCCCGCCCGCCGCGCCGCCTCGACCGCCACCTCGGGCGCCTTGCACCAGGAGAGCCGTCCCAGGAAGAACGCGCCGCCGCCGCCGTCGCCCTCGCGCACGTCGGGGTAGAGGACCGGGTCGAGCCCGTGGTGGATCACGCGGTGCGCCGGCGGCGAGGACAGCTCGGCCTGCCGCCGCGAGATGGCGACGCGCAGCACCGCCGGGACGCGCGCGTAGAAGCGCGCGAGCGCCGGGTCGGGCGCGTGGTGCAGGGTGTAGACGACCGGCGCGGGCAGCGCCCCGGCGAACGCGAGCATGGCCGGGAGGTGCGCGTGCACCACGTCGAAGCCGCCGCGGGCGATCTCCGCCGCGGCGAAGCGGCAGTGGAGCAGCTCGGCGTAGGGCTCGGGCGGCCAGACCGGCGCCTCGAAGGTCGCGCGGAGCCCGGGAACCCGGGAGTCGCCGGTCGCGAACACCGCCACCCGGTGCCCCGCCCGCACCAGCGCGCGGGCCAGCGCGTCCACCACCAGCTCGGTCCCACCGTAGGCCGGGGGAGGCACCGCCACGAAGGGAGTCGAGACGATCGCGACGTGCACGATGTCAAAGCTAGGACCGGCGCCCGGCGCGGACCACCGCCGAGCGCCCGGGCGCGTGCGCCGGCGCCGGCCCGGCGCTAGGTATGGACGCTCGCGGCCCGGAGGCCGCGCGGAGGCCGCATGGCGCTCATCGGGAAGGACGACGCGGAGCAGATCCGCGCGGAGCTGGAAGGCGCGCTGCAGGGCGACGTCAAGCTGACGCTCGTCGGCCCGAGCGCCCTCGCCCCGCCGGCGCGGGATCTCACCCCGCAGATCCGCCAGCTGCTGGAGGAGGTGGCGGCGCTGTCGCCCAAGCTCGCGTTCGAGTACCTCGACCTGCCCACCCCCGAACAGCGCGAGGCGCTCGGGCTGGCGACGGACGAGGCCGGTCCGCTCACGCTCCTCTCCGGCGCGGCGCGCGGGCGCGTGCGCTACCTCGGGGCGCCCGCCGGCCACGAGTTCCCGAACCTCGTGAACGGCATCATCGACGTGTCGCGCGGCGAGTCCGGGCTGTCGCCCGCCTCGCGCGAGGCGCTCGCCCGGATCTCACGGCCGGTGCACATCAAGGTGTTCTTCACGCCCACTTGACCGTACTGCCCCCAGGCGGCCGGTCTGGCCCATGCCATCGCGGTGGAGAGCGCCCACGTCGTCGCCGACGCCATCGAGGCCCAGGAGTTCCCCGACCTCGCGGCGCGGTACCAGGTCATGGGCGTGCCCAAGACGATCGTGAACGACGTCGAGGAGTTCGTCGGCGCCGTCCCGGAGGACGAGTTCGTGGCGCACGTGCTCCGGGCGGCCGGCGTGCCGGCCTGACCGGCCGAGGACGGCGCCCGCGGCGCGACGCTCGCGCACCCTCGCGCGTGCCGCCTTGGTGCGTGCCGCGATCGCGCGTCGCGCGGTCGCGCGGGTGGCCAGGCGATCGCCCCCCTGGCAGCATCCCCTGCACGCCTCGTCGCGCCGGGTCGGGGGACCCGGGCGCCGGGCGCACGGATCGGGGGATCCATGCAGCCGAAGTCCGCCTTCCGGCGCGCGCACGTCGCGCGCCTCGCCACGCTCGCGCTCGCCGCCGCGGCCCTCGCGGCCTGCTCGTCCGGCGGCGGCGCGACCGCGCCGTCCGCGCCGTCCGCGCCGCAGGAGCCCGCCGGTGGCACGCCGGTCCCGCGGTCGCTCTCGGTGTCGCCGGCGGCCGCCACGCTCGCGACCGGCTTCACCGAGAGGCTCATCGCGATCGCCACCTTCTCCGACGGCTCGAAGCGGGACGTCACCGCCACCGCCGCCTGGGAGTCCTCGGCGCCGGCCACGGCCTCGGTGGTGGCCGGCGAGGTCACCGGCGTCGCGCCCGGCGCGGCGACGCTGAGGGCGCGCTGGTCCGGGCTGCACGGCGCCAGCGAGGTGACGGTCACCTCGGCCGTCCTCCGGTCGATCGTCGTGACCCCGCCGTTCCCGAGCCTGCCGCTCGGCGCCGACCTGCAGCTCGCCGCGACCGGCCTGTTCTCGGACGGCAGCGCGCGCGACGTGACCGCGGAGGCGGCCTGGGAGAGCGCCGCCCCGGCGGTCGCGGCCGTGCCGTCGCCCGGCCTGGTGCAGCCGGTCGCCACCGGCGACGCGTCCGTCTCGGCCACGCTGGCGGGGGTGAGCGGCGCCACCACGGTCAGCGTGACCGCCGCCACGCTCGAGTCGCTCGACGTGTACCCGGGCGCCGCCACCCTGGCCCGCGGCACCTCGACCGCGTTCACCGCGCTCGGGACCTACTCCGACGGCACGTCCGCGGACCTCACCGCGCAGGCGGCCTGGGACACGAGCGGGCCGGAGGTGACGCTCTCCGCGCCCGGCCTCGAGGGCGTGGTGGTCACCGGGGCCGCCGAGGGCACCGCGACCGTCACGGCGGCGTTCGGCGGCCTCACCAGCGCGGCGGCGGTGACGGTCACCGCGGCCGGGCTGACCGGGCTCGCGGTGTCCCCGGCCGCGCTCGACCTGCCGGTGGGCCTCTCCGGACCGCTCACCGCGACCGGCACGTTCTCCGACGGCTCGACCCAGGACCTGACGGCGCAGGTGGCGTGGGTGTCCTCCGCCGCGGCGGTGGCGGCGCCATCCAACGCGCCCGGGAGCGAGGGGCTCGTCAGCGCGCTCTCGGCCGGCGACGCCACCGTCAGCGCGACGCTGTTCGGCCGGACCGCCTCGGCCGCGGTGACCGTCCGCGCGGCGGCGCTGCGGTCCATCGCGGTGACGCCCGGCGCCGCGTCGGTGCCCGCGGGCTACCAGGTCCGGTTCCAGGCGACCGGCACCTACAGCGACGGCTCGTCGCACGAGCTCACAGGCAGCGCCGTCTGGATCAGCGCCGACCCGGCGGTCGCGACGGTGGTGGCCACCGGGACCGGCGCGGGCGCGGCCAGCGGCGTGGCGCCCGGGACCGCCCGGATCTCGGCGGCGCTCGGCGGCGTGACCGGCGAGGCGACGCTGACGGTGGGCTCGGCCCGGCTCGTCTCGGTGGCGGTGTCACCCTCCCCGTTCGACGTGGGGGTGGGCGGAACGGCGCAGCTCACCGCCACCGGCACGTTCAGCGACGGGAGCACGCTCGACGTCACGCGGCAGAGCGTCTGGAGCTCCGGCACGAAGTCGATCGCGACCGTCTCCCGGGCCGGCGTGGTGACCGGGCTGCGGGCCGGGGCGGTGACCGTCCAGGCGAACCGCGCCGGCAGGAAGGGCCGCGTCGACGGCACCGTCCGGTGAGGAAGCGGGGGCGCGGCCCGCGACCTTGCTGGCCGCGCCCTCCGGTTGACGCTAGACTCACCGTCTTATGGAAGGACAGGGTCCGCTCAGCGAGGAGCTGTTCCACTCGTTCCTGCAGCTCGCCGTGAAGCGCCAGGCGAGCGACGTGCACTTCGAGGTGGGCTACCCCCCCACCTACCGGGTGTTCGGGGAGCTGCTGGCCGCGAAGTACCCGCCGCTGACGCACGCGGACACGGAGGCGATCGCGAACTTCGTCCTCCAGGCCCCGGGTTCGGGGTTCACGCCGCTCGACTTCCGCGAGGTGGACCGCAGCTACTCGCTGCCCGGGGTGTCGCGCTTCCGCGCGTCCATCTTCAAGCAGCGCGGGAGCTGGGGCGCGGTGATGCGCACCATCCCGTTCCAGATCCCGGACTTCGACACGCTGAACCTGCCGCCCGTCATCCGCACCATCGCCGAGGCGCGCCGCGGGCTCATCTGCGTGACCGGCGCCACGGGCAACGGCAAGTCCACCACCATCGCCAGCATCATCAACACGATCATCCAGCAGGAGCGGCTGCACGTCGTCACGGTCGAGGATCCGATCGAGTTCATCTTCGCCGGCGGCAAGGGCCTCGTGATCCAGCGCGAGGTCGGATCGGACACGGCCAGCTACAGCGACGCGCTGCGCGCCGCGCTCCGGCAGGACCCCGACATCATCATGGTGGGCGAGCTGCGCGACCGCGAGGCCGCCGACATCTGCCTGAAGGCGGCGGAGACCGGCCACCTCGTCATCACCTCGCTGCACACGCCCGACGTGCCCCGCGCGGTCGGGCGCATCGTGGGCCTGTTCCCGGCCGACGAGCAGGACAGCGTCCGGGCGCGGCTCGCCGACAACCTGCAGGCGGTCATCGCGCTCCGGCTGCTCATGCGCGCCGACGCCACCGGGCTCATCCCCGGGGTCGAGTCGCTGCTCGCCACCACCAGCGTGCGCGAGCTGATCCGCGACGGCTCCAAGGTCAACGAGCTGCGCACGTACATGGACACCGCCGGCGCCGACCTGGGCATGCACAGCTTCGATCAGTACCTGTACCGGCTGCACGAGGCGAAGCGCATCGGGCTCGACACCGCGCTCGCGAACGCGACGCACCGGGCCGACCTGGAGCGGCGGATCATGATGGAGACCGGAGGCCGCCCCGCGTGATCGCCGCCGGCGCCCCAGCGGCGTCGCGCGTTCTGGTGGTGGGCTCGGACGCCGACGTCTCCATCGCGCTGCACCTGCACCTCGAGCGTGCGGGGCACGCGGTCTATTGCCTCCCCGGCCCCGGGGAGCTCGAGTCGTTCGTGCGCGCCGCCGCGCCGCACACCGTGGTGCTGCTGCTCCCGGCGGTGCCGGACGGCACCTGGGGAGCCGCGCTCACCACCGCCGCCAGCGCCGCCCGCGTCGGGGTGCGGGTGGTGATGGTCGCGCCGTCGCGCGAGATCGTGGAGCCGCTCGCGGCGGTCGCGGGCGCGGAGCGCGCGCTGGCGCGCGCCGAGGTGCTCTCGCGCCCGCTCGTCGTCATGGAGCGGCCGCCGGGCAGCGCCCCGCCCCCTGCCCCGCCGCACCCGCCGCCCGCCGGGGCGACGCCTGCCGACGTGCTGCGCGCGGCCTCGTCCGTGCTCGTCCCGGATCCACCCCTGTCCCGGCCGCGCGCGCCGTCGGTGGACCTGATGGCCCTCATCGACGAGGAGCTGGAGGACGAGCCGAAGGCCCGCCCCACCGTCACCCGGGTCGAGGTGAACGTCAGCCTGGTCTCGGAGCACAACTTCTACGTGGGCGCGACGCGCCGGGTGGACTCCGGCGGGGTGTTCATCGCCACGGCGCTGCCCCCGGCGGTCGGCACCCGGCTGCAGGTGCGGCTCGGCCTGGCCGACGGGCGCAAGCTGGACCTCGAGGGCGAGGTCGCGTTCGTGCGCGAGAAGAGCGCCACCACCGGCCGGCAGCCCTCCGGCTGCGGCGTGAAGCTGCTCGCGCTGCCGGGCTGGGCGATGGACGCCATCGACCGCTTCACGCTCGCGCGCCAGCCCATCGTCTACACGCCGCGGTAGCGGCGCGCCGCCCGGGTCACTCGTCCACGGCGCGGTCGGTGCGCCGCACGCCCATCAGGTAGGGCTGGATGAACGGGTCGAGGTCGCCGTCCAGGACGTCGTCCACCTTGCCCGTCTCCACCCCGGTGCGCAGGTCCTTCACCATCTGGTAGGGCTGCAGCACGTAGCTGCGGATCTGCGAGCCGAAGTCGATGTCCTTCTTCAGCGCCTCGGCGGCGTCGCGGGCCGCCGCGCGCTTCTTCTCCTCGAGGTCGTAGAGCTTGGCGCGCAGGATCTTCCAGGCCACGCTGCGGTTCTTCTGCTGGCTGCGCTCGTTCTGCACCGCCACCACGATGCCGGTGGGCAGGTGCGTCATGCGCACCGCGGAGTCGGTCTTGTTCACCTTCTGGCCGCCGGCGCCCGACGACCGGTACGTGTCGATGCGGACGTCGGCCTCCTTGATGTCGATGACGATGTCGTCCTCGATCTCCGGGGTCACGTCCACCGCCGCGAAGCTGGTCTGGCGGCGCGCGTTCTGGTCGAACGGGCTGATGCGGACCAGCCGGTGCACGCCCTTCTCGGCCTTCAGCCAGCCGTAGGGGTGATCGCCGCGGACGATGAACGAGGCGGAGCTGATCCCGGCCTCCTCGCCCGCGACCAGGTCGGCCGGCTCGACCTCCCAGCCGCGCCGCTCGCAGTAGCGCACGTACATCCGGTACAGCATGGCGGCCCAGTCCATCGCCTCCACGCCGCCCGCGCCGCTCTTCACCTCGACGATGGCGCCGGCCGCGTCGTGCGGGCCGGAGAGCATCTTCTGCAGCTCGAGCCCCTCGAGCTGGCGGCCCACCGCCTCGGCGGCCTCGGCCGCCTCGGCGCGGGTGGCCTCGTCGCGCGCCTCCTCGGCGAGCTCGCACAGCGCCTGCGCGTCGTCGAGCGCGCGGCGGACCGCGGCGCAGGCCTGGGTCACCTGCTCGAGCTGGGCCTTCTCCTTCAGCAGCGCCTGGGCCTTGACGTTGTCGGTCCAGAACGCCGGGTCCTCGGAGAGCTTCGAGATCTCCGCGACCCTCAGCTCCTTCCGCTCGACGTCAAAGCGACCCCCGGAGCGCCTCCAGGCGGCGGGAGAGCTCGGCGATGCGCTCGGCGGTGGGGGAAGCCATGGCTCGGGTCCTCCGGGTTCCTTCGCTACGCGGCGGCGCTCCGGCCGTCCCGGCCCTCCCGGCGCACGCGACGGGCGAGCGCGGGGTGGGTGGCCGCCAGGGCGGCGGCGGCGACGAGCGCGCTGGCCCAGGCGAAGAGGTCGCCGACTGTAGTGTAGAGCGTGCGCCCCCGCAACCGCGGGACGCGGGCGAGCAGCAGCCGCGCCGGCTCCTGCGGGTCCGGCGCGAGATCGGGATCCACCGGACCGACGTCGAGCGCGCCCGGCGCCAGCTCGCCGGTGGGCAGGATCACCGCCGACACGCCGGCATAGGCGGGTCGGACCACCGCGCGGCGCGCCTCGACCGCGCGCATGCGAACGATGGCGAGGAACTGGTACGGGCCGGACGAGTAGCCGTACCAGGCGTCGTTGGTGGGGTTCACCAGGAGCTCGGGCTCCGGCTCGCCGCGCGCGAACGCCACGTTGATCTCCGGGAAGATCGCGTCGTAGCAGATCATGGGCGCGACGCGGACCGGC encodes:
- a CDS encoding Ig-like domain-containing protein, which codes for MQPKSAFRRAHVARLATLALAAAALAACSSGGGATAPSAPSAPQEPAGGTPVPRSLSVSPAAATLATGFTERLIAIATFSDGSKRDVTATAAWESSAPATASVVAGEVTGVAPGAATLRARWSGLHGASEVTVTSAVLRSIVVTPPFPSLPLGADLQLAATGLFSDGSARDVTAEAAWESAAPAVAAVPSPGLVQPVATGDASVSATLAGVSGATTVSVTAATLESLDVYPGAATLARGTSTAFTALGTYSDGTSADLTAQAAWDTSGPEVTLSAPGLEGVVVTGAAEGTATVTAAFGGLTSAAAVTVTAAGLTGLAVSPAALDLPVGLSGPLTATGTFSDGSTQDLTAQVAWVSSAAAVAAPSNAPGSEGLVSALSAGDATVSATLFGRTASAAVTVRAAALRSIAVTPGAASVPAGYQVRFQATGTYSDGSSHELTGSAVWISADPAVATVVATGTGAGAASGVAPGTARISAALGGVTGEATLTVGSARLVSVAVSPSPFDVGVGGTAQLTATGTFSDGSTLDVTRQSVWSSGTKSIATVSRAGVVTGLRAGAVTVQANRAGRKGRVDGTVR
- a CDS encoding type IV pilus twitching motility protein PilT, which encodes MEGQGPLSEELFHSFLQLAVKRQASDVHFEVGYPPTYRVFGELLAAKYPPLTHADTEAIANFVLQAPGSGFTPLDFREVDRSYSLPGVSRFRASIFKQRGSWGAVMRTIPFQIPDFDTLNLPPVIRTIAEARRGLICVTGATGNGKSTTIASIINTIIQQERLHVVTVEDPIEFIFAGGKGLVIQREVGSDTASYSDALRAALRQDPDIIMVGELRDREAADICLKAAETGHLVITSLHTPDVPRAVGRIVGLFPADEQDSVRARLADNLQAVIALRLLMRADATGLIPGVESLLATTSVRELIRDGSKVNELRTYMDTAGADLGMHSFDQYLYRLHEAKRIGLDTALANATHRADLERRIMMETGGRPA
- a CDS encoding PilZ domain-containing protein; amino-acid sequence: MIAAGAPAASRVLVVGSDADVSIALHLHLERAGHAVYCLPGPGELESFVRAAAPHTVVLLLPAVPDGTWGAALTTAASAARVGVRVVMVAPSREIVEPLAAVAGAERALARAEVLSRPLVVMERPPGSAPPPAPPHPPPAGATPADVLRAASSVLVPDPPLSRPRAPSVDLMALIDEELEDEPKARPTVTRVEVNVSLVSEHNFYVGATRRVDSGGVFIATALPPAVGTRLQVRLGLADGRKLDLEGEVAFVREKSATTGRQPSGCGVKLLALPGWAMDAIDRFTLARQPIVYTPR
- the prfB gene encoding peptide chain release factor 2 (programmed frameshift); its protein translation is MASPTAERIAELSRRLEALRGSLDVERKELRVAEISKLSEDPAFWTDNVKAQALLKEKAQLEQVTQACAAVRRALDDAQALCELAEEARDEATRAEAAEAAEAVGRQLEGLELQKMLSGPHDAAGAIVEVKSGAGGVEAMDWAAMLYRMYVRYCERRGWEVEPADLVAGEEAGISSASFIVRGDHPYGWLKAEKGVHRLVRISPFDQNARRQTSFAAVDVTPEIEDDIVIDIKEADVRIDTYRSSGAGGQKVNKTDSAVRMTHLPTGIVVAVQNERSQQKNRSVAWKILRAKLYDLEEKKRAAARDAAEALKKDIDFGSQIRSYVLQPYQMVKDLRTGVETGKVDDVLDGDLDPFIQPYLMGVRRTDRAVDE